One window of Streptococcus suis genomic DNA carries:
- a CDS encoding IS256 family transposase, which yields MAQLNITLNQDEILQLLFDNREEAFRTLLERTLNQVLLAESKEQLQAGPYERTDDRKDNRNGFRQRELNTRIGKITLTVPRHRNQPFKTMVFDTYSRSEAALVTTMAEMVVNGVSTRKVSSVIETLCGTSISKSAVSETCKILEKEVELFRNRPLEGRYPFLTVDATYFKVREDNRVISKALMIAYGTNEHGKREVLGFSAYKNESKDTWVDFLTQLKKRGLSGLMMITSDAHEGIIHAIQKVFPDVPWQRCQFHFSRNIGDKLPKKYRSAILSELNEIFNSQNSKEARVKKNRLIEEYSDVAESAMICLENGFESAITVMTLPKSLHKYYRTSNQIERLNKELKRRSNSIGIFPNVNSLIRLMGSVLIETHNNNQGRKAIFKNETLINLITSGIRDQLIRIAEEQAAYLAA from the coding sequence ATGGCTCAACTTAATATTACATTGAATCAAGATGAAATTCTACAATTACTTTTTGATAATCGCGAGGAAGCGTTTCGTACTCTTCTTGAAAGAACACTTAACCAAGTGTTGTTAGCTGAATCCAAAGAACAACTTCAAGCTGGTCCGTATGAGCGTACAGATGACAGGAAAGATAACCGAAATGGCTTTAGACAGCGTGAATTAAATACTAGAATTGGAAAAATTACCTTAACAGTCCCTAGACATCGTAACCAACCCTTTAAAACGATGGTTTTCGATACGTATTCACGAAGTGAAGCTGCCTTAGTAACAACAATGGCAGAGATGGTTGTAAATGGCGTATCTACACGGAAAGTTTCAAGTGTCATTGAAACACTATGTGGCACTTCAATATCGAAATCTGCGGTTTCTGAGACCTGTAAGATCCTCGAGAAGGAAGTTGAATTATTCCGAAATCGCCCCTTAGAAGGCAGATATCCATTTTTAACGGTGGATGCTACCTATTTTAAAGTCCGTGAGGACAACCGTGTGATTTCTAAAGCCCTCATGATTGCTTATGGGACGAATGAGCACGGGAAACGTGAAGTACTTGGGTTCTCTGCCTATAAAAATGAATCTAAGGATACTTGGGTTGATTTCTTAACTCAGTTAAAAAAACGCGGTTTAAGTGGCTTAATGATGATTACTTCCGATGCGCATGAGGGAATTATTCATGCAATCCAAAAGGTATTTCCTGATGTTCCATGGCAAAGATGTCAATTCCATTTTTCGAGGAATATTGGCGATAAATTGCCAAAGAAATACAGGTCAGCCATCCTTTCTGAGCTGAATGAGATCTTTAATTCCCAAAATAGTAAAGAGGCAAGGGTTAAGAAAAACCGGCTTATTGAAGAGTATTCTGATGTGGCAGAATCAGCGATGATTTGCTTAGAAAACGGATTTGAGAGTGCTATTACCGTGATGACGTTACCTAAATCTCTTCATAAGTACTACCGAACCTCAAATCAAATTGAACGACTTAATAAAGAACTAAAAAGGAGATCAAATTCAATTGGTATATTTCCAAATGTCAACTCTCTTATTCGTTTAATGGGATCTGTTCTCATTGAGACCCATAACAATAACCAAGGTCGAAAAGCAATTTTTAAGAATGAAACCTTGATTAACCTTATCACATCAGGTATACGTGACCAGCTTATTCGAATTGCCGAAGAGCAAGCTGCTTACTTGGCAGCTTAA
- a CDS encoding calcium-binding protein has product MNPKTIYEKDSDQDGLTDAQELALGTNPQSVDTDGDGQADLEELQSGHSPLVPQKELCDGLEL; this is encoded by the coding sequence ATGAATCCAAAAACTATTTATGAAAAGGATTCAGACCAAGATGGTTTGACAGATGCTCAGGAACTAGCATTGGGAACCAATCCGCAGTCTGTTGATACAGATGGTGATGGTCAAGCTGATTTAGAAGAGCTACAATCTGGACATTCACCACTAGTCCCACAAAAGGAGTTGTGTGATGGCTTGGAACTTTGA
- a CDS encoding LPXTG cell wall anchor domain-containing protein, whose amino-acid sequence MTKTCNHHFLVNQEKGEKHVFRKSKKYRTLCSVALGTMVTAVVAWGGTVAHADEATTSVDTTIQRTENPATNLPETQPTPVSEQTESLALTGQSNGAIAVTVPHDTVTQAVEQAKAEGVSTVEDSPMDLGNTTSASETSQQISKAEADAQNQVKAINEVTETYKADKATYESNKARIEQENKELSQAYEGANQTGKDSNTWVDTKVNDLKTRYSDADVTVKEQVVSSGNGTSVLDYTNYGKAVETIQSTNEQAVADYLTKKTKADDIVAKNQAIQQENEAGLAKAKADNEAIERRNQAGQAAVDAENRAGQAAVDQANQEKQQLVSDRAAEIEAITKRNQAKEVAARKENEAIDAYNAKEMERYQRDLAEISKGEEGYISEALAQALNLNNGEPQAQHGAITRNPNQIISTGDAMLGGYSRILDSTGFFVYDSFKTGETLSFNYQNLQNARFDGKKISRVTYDITNLVSPAGTAAVKLVVPNDPTEGFIAYRNDGNGDWRTDKMEFRVVAKYFLEDGSQVTFSKEKPGVFTHSSLNHNDIGLEYVKDSSGKFVPINGSTVQVTNEGLARSLGSNRASDLNLAEEWDTTSSRYAYKGAIVSTVTSGNTYTVTFGQGDMPQDVGLSYWFALNTLPVARTVTPYSPKPHVAVELEPVPEPITVTPDVFTPKTFTPEKPVTFTPKPLEEVVQPSLTLTKVTLPVKPIPKELPTPPQVPTVHYHAYRLTTTPEIMKEVVNSDQANLHEKTVAKDSTVIYPLTVDALSPNRAQTTSLIFEDYLPAGYLFDKETTQKENGNYVLNFDVTKNFVTLTAKENLLQEVNKDLTKVYQLTAPKLYGSVQNDGATYSNSYKLLLNKDTTNAYTVTSNVVTVRTPGDGETTTLITPDKNNENADGVLINDMVVALGTTNHYRLIWDLDQYKGDRSAIETIARGFFFVDDYPEEVLDVVENGTAVTTLDGQKVSGITVKNYASLNEAPKDLQDKLARAKITPTGAFQVFLPDDNQAFYDQYVQTGTSLALLTKMTVKDSLYGQTKTYTNKAYQVDFGNGYETKEVTNTLVSPEPKKQNLNKDKVDINGKPMLVGTQNHYTLSWDLDQYRGIKADKSQIAQGFYFVDDYPEEALLPDEAAIQFVTSDGKTVSGITVKSYSQFSEAPKTLQAALSKQKIQPKGAFQVFMPEDPQAFYESYVTKGENITIVTPMMVLETMLNSGKSYENVAYQVDFGQAYETNTVTNFVPKVTPHKSNTNQEGISIDGKTVLPNTVNYYKIVLDYSQYKDIDVTDDVLAKGFYMVDDYPEEALTLNPDGIQVLDKDGNLVSGISVSTYTSLSEAPKVVQDAMAKRQFTPKGAIQVLSSDEPKTFYETYVKTGQTLVVTLPMTVKNELTKTGGQYENTAYQIDFGLAYVTETVVNNVPKLDPQKDVMIDLSHKDESLDGKEVALYQTFNYRLVGALIPSNRATDLFEYGFEDNYDEKHDEYNGVYRSYLMTDVSLKDGSVLKEGTEVTKYTLQQVDTENGLVSISFDKSFLETISDDSAFQADVYLQMKRIATGQVENTYLHTVNGYVISSNTVVTHTPQPEEPSPNQPSPPQPPIETIAPPVPASVLPNTGEQESILGLIGAGILLGTAYGLKKKEEK is encoded by the coding sequence ATGACCAAAACATGTAATCATCACTTTCTTGTCAATCAGGAAAAAGGCGAGAAACACGTCTTTCGCAAGAGTAAAAAATATCGTACTTTATGTTCGGTTGCCCTTGGAACCATGGTGACAGCTGTTGTTGCTTGGGGAGGAACGGTTGCACATGCTGATGAAGCTACAACTTCAGTTGACACCACCATTCAACGAACGGAAAATCCAGCTACGAATTTACCAGAAACACAACCAACCCCTGTTTCTGAACAAACTGAAAGTTTAGCGTTAACTGGACAATCTAATGGAGCGATTGCTGTCACCGTACCACATGATACGGTAACACAAGCAGTGGAACAGGCAAAGGCTGAAGGTGTTTCTACGGTTGAAGATAGCCCAATGGATTTGGGGAATACAACTTCTGCGTCAGAGACCAGCCAACAAATTTCAAAAGCTGAAGCAGATGCCCAAAACCAAGTTAAGGCTATCAATGAAGTTACTGAAACCTACAAAGCTGACAAAGCGACATACGAATCGAATAAAGCCCGCATCGAACAGGAAAATAAGGAGCTGTCACAGGCCTATGAGGGGGCCAACCAAACTGGTAAAGATTCAAATACTTGGGTTGATACCAAAGTCAATGACCTAAAAACTCGGTATTCAGATGCTGATGTGACAGTGAAAGAACAAGTAGTTTCATCAGGAAATGGGACATCTGTACTTGACTATACAAACTATGGCAAGGCTGTTGAAACCATTCAATCAACTAACGAACAAGCTGTAGCAGATTATCTAACAAAGAAAACAAAGGCAGATGATATTGTTGCGAAAAATCAGGCCATTCAACAAGAAAATGAAGCTGGACTTGCTAAGGCAAAGGCAGATAATGAAGCCATTGAAAGGCGTAATCAGGCTGGTCAAGCAGCTGTTGATGCTGAAAACCGTGCAGGTCAAGCTGCGGTAGATCAGGCTAATCAAGAGAAACAACAATTAGTTTCAGATCGAGCAGCTGAGATTGAAGCCATTACAAAACGCAATCAAGCAAAAGAAGTCGCAGCCAGAAAAGAGAATGAAGCGATCGATGCCTACAATGCCAAAGAAATGGAACGCTATCAACGTGACTTGGCCGAGATTTCAAAAGGTGAAGAAGGTTATATTTCTGAAGCCCTAGCTCAAGCCCTCAATCTCAATAATGGTGAACCCCAAGCACAACATGGGGCTATTACCCGAAATCCTAATCAGATCATTTCAACTGGCGATGCTATGCTGGGTGGGTACTCAAGAATTTTGGATTCAACAGGATTCTTTGTCTATGATAGCTTCAAAACAGGTGAGACCCTCAGTTTTAATTATCAAAATCTTCAAAATGCACGATTTGATGGGAAAAAGATTAGCCGTGTGACTTACGATATTACCAACCTTGTATCACCAGCTGGAACCGCTGCCGTGAAGCTGGTTGTACCAAATGATCCAACCGAAGGCTTTATCGCCTACCGAAATGATGGAAATGGTGACTGGCGAACGGATAAGATGGAGTTTCGCGTAGTTGCTAAGTATTTCTTGGAAGACGGTTCACAAGTCACCTTCTCCAAAGAAAAACCAGGTGTCTTTACACACTCGTCCCTCAATCATAATGACATTGGTCTAGAATATGTTAAAGATTCATCTGGGAAATTTGTGCCGATTAATGGCTCAACCGTTCAAGTGACTAATGAAGGTCTAGCACGTTCTTTGGGTTCCAACCGTGCAAGTGATTTGAATTTAGCTGAGGAATGGGATACCACATCAAGTCGTTATGCTTATAAAGGAGCTATTGTCTCAACGGTCACATCAGGAAATACCTACACTGTAACCTTTGGCCAAGGCGATATGCCACAGGATGTTGGCTTGTCATACTGGTTCGCCTTAAACACCCTACCAGTTGCACGTACAGTAACACCGTATAGTCCTAAACCTCATGTAGCGGTGGAACTTGAACCCGTTCCAGAACCTATTACGGTAACACCAGATGTCTTTACTCCTAAAACATTTACACCAGAAAAGCCTGTAACCTTTACGCCAAAGCCTTTGGAAGAAGTGGTGCAGCCTAGTCTAACTTTGACCAAGGTAACCTTACCTGTCAAACCTATTCCAAAAGAACTTCCAACGCCACCACAAGTACCAACTGTCCATTATCATGCGTACCGTTTGACGACAACTCCAGAGATTATGAAAGAAGTGGTCAATAGTGACCAAGCTAATCTTCATGAGAAAACTGTCGCAAAAGATTCAACGGTGATTTATCCCTTAACAGTTGATGCCTTATCGCCCAATCGTGCACAAACGACTAGTCTCATTTTTGAGGACTACTTGCCTGCTGGTTACCTATTTGATAAGGAAACAACACAAAAAGAGAATGGAAACTATGTCCTTAACTTTGATGTGACTAAGAATTTTGTGACCTTGACTGCAAAGGAAAACTTGTTGCAGGAGGTTAATAAAGATTTAACCAAGGTTTATCAACTGACTGCTCCAAAACTCTATGGTTCTGTTCAAAATGATGGGGCAACCTATTCCAATAGTTACAAACTCCTTTTGAACAAGGATACAACCAATGCTTACACAGTCACTTCAAATGTTGTAACGGTTCGTACACCAGGTGATGGGGAGACAACCACACTCATTACACCAGATAAAAACAATGAAAATGCGGATGGTGTCCTCATTAATGACATGGTCGTAGCCCTTGGCACAACCAACCACTACCGATTGATTTGGGATTTGGACCAGTATAAGGGAGATCGTTCTGCTATAGAGACAATTGCACGAGGCTTCTTCTTTGTGGACGATTACCCAGAAGAAGTACTTGATGTGGTGGAAAATGGGACGGCTGTTACAACCCTTGACGGTCAGAAGGTATCAGGAATAACGGTTAAAAACTATGCTTCACTAAATGAAGCTCCTAAAGACCTTCAAGATAAATTAGCTCGTGCTAAGATTACACCGACAGGTGCCTTTCAAGTCTTTTTGCCGGATGACAACCAAGCCTTTTATGACCAGTATGTTCAAACAGGAACTTCTTTAGCTCTTTTGACCAAAATGACGGTGAAAGATAGTCTCTATGGTCAAACTAAGACCTATACAAATAAGGCTTATCAAGTTGATTTTGGAAATGGCTATGAAACCAAGGAAGTGACCAACACCCTTGTTTCTCCAGAACCCAAGAAACAGAACCTCAATAAAGACAAAGTGGACATCAATGGGAAGCCCATGCTAGTGGGAACTCAAAATCACTATACTCTCTCATGGGATTTGGACCAATACCGAGGGATTAAAGCAGACAAGTCTCAGATTGCACAAGGTTTTTACTTTGTGGATGATTATCCAGAAGAAGCTTTATTGCCGGATGAAGCAGCTATTCAGTTTGTCACATCTGATGGCAAAACAGTTTCAGGAATCACGGTGAAGTCTTATTCTCAATTTTCAGAAGCTCCTAAAACGCTACAAGCAGCCCTTTCGAAACAAAAAATTCAGCCTAAAGGAGCCTTTCAAGTTTTCATGCCTGAAGACCCACAAGCTTTTTATGAATCTTATGTGACCAAGGGGGAGAATATTACCATTGTCACTCCGATGATGGTTTTGGAAACCATGCTTAATTCAGGAAAGTCTTATGAAAACGTGGCTTATCAGGTGGACTTTGGGCAAGCCTATGAAACCAACACGGTGACCAATTTTGTCCCTAAAGTAACTCCACATAAGTCTAATACCAATCAAGAAGGTATTTCAATTGATGGAAAGACTGTTCTTCCGAATACGGTCAATTATTACAAAATTGTACTGGATTACAGTCAATACAAGGACATAGACGTGACGGATGATGTTCTTGCCAAGGGATTTTACATGGTAGACGATTACCCAGAAGAAGCCCTTACCCTAAATCCTGATGGCATTCAAGTTTTGGATAAGGATGGCAATCTTGTATCTGGTATCTCCGTCAGCACCTACACTAGTTTGTCAGAAGCTCCGAAAGTCGTCCAAGATGCCATGGCTAAACGTCAGTTTACACCTAAAGGAGCCATTCAAGTTCTTAGTAGCGATGAACCCAAAACCTTTTATGAGACCTATGTGAAGACTGGTCAAACTTTAGTTGTCACGCTCCCGATGACTGTTAAAAATGAGTTGACCAAAACAGGTGGTCAGTATGAAAATACAGCCTATCAGATTGATTTTGGCTTGGCCTATGTCACGGAAACAGTTGTCAATAATGTTCCCAAACTAGACCCACAAAAAGATGTGATGATTGACTTGTCTCATAAAGATGAGAGCCTTGACGGGAAAGAAGTGGCCTTGTATCAAACCTTTAACTATCGCTTGGTTGGAGCATTGATTCCAAGCAATCGTGCGACTGATTTATTTGAATATGGTTTTGAAGATAACTATGATGAAAAGCATGATGAGTACAATGGTGTTTACCGCAGCTATCTGATGACGGATGTCAGCCTCAAAGACGGTTCAGTCTTAAAAGAGGGAACAGAAGTCACGAAATATACCTTGCAACAGGTGGATACAGAAAATGGCCTAGTGTCAATTTCATTTGATAAATCCTTCTTAGAGACTATCTCTGATGATTCAGCCTTTCAGGCAGATGTTTACCTGCAGATGAAACGGATTGCGACTGGTCAGGTGGAGAATACCTACCTTCATACAGTGAATGGCTATGTCATCAGCTCAAATACAGTTGTAACACATACACCTCAACCTGAAGAACCAAGTCCAAATCAACCCTCACCACCTCAACCACCAATTGAGACTATTGCACCGCCTGTTCCAGCAAGCGTTTTGCCAAATACAGGGGAACAGGAATCCATTTTGGGCTTGATTGGAGCTGGTATTCTACTTGGTACGGCTTATGGACTGAAGAAAAAGGAGGAGAAGTAG
- a CDS encoding type IV toxin-antitoxin system AbiEi family antitoxin domain-containing protein, with translation MSKKEILLDFIEKNNGIVTNKDCKALGIPTIYLTRLEKEGIIFRVEKGIFLTQNGDYDEYYFFQYRFPKAIFSYISALYLQQFTDEIPQYFDVTVPRGYRFNTPPANLNIHFVSKEYSELGMTTVPTPMGNNVRVYDFERVICDFVIHREKIDSELFVKTLQSYGNYPKKNLAKLYEYATKMNTLEKVKQTLEVLV, from the coding sequence ATGTCAAAAAAAGAGATTCTACTCGATTTTATAGAAAAGAACAATGGAATTGTCACAAACAAAGATTGTAAAGCACTAGGTATTCCAACAATATATCTGACAAGACTAGAGAAAGAAGGCATTATCTTCCGAGTTGAAAAAGGTATTTTCCTAACCCAAAACGGAGACTACGACGAATACTACTTCTTTCAATATCGTTTTCCTAAGGCTATTTTCTCTTATATTTCGGCACTGTATCTACAACAGTTTACAGATGAAATTCCACAATATTTTGATGTGACAGTTCCTAGAGGCTACCGCTTTAATACTCCTCCAGCTAATCTAAATATTCACTTTGTCTCTAAAGAATACAGCGAGCTGGGAATGACTACTGTACCTACTCCTATGGGAAACAACGTAAGGGTATATGATTTTGAACGTGTTATTTGTGACTTTGTAATACATCGAGAAAAGATTGATTCCGAACTCTTTGTCAAGACACTTCAATCTTATGGGAACTATCCTAAAAAAAATCTAGCAAAACTCTATGAATATGCGACAAAAATGAATACTTTAGAAAAAGTTAAACAAACTCTGGAGGTCCTAGTATGA
- a CDS encoding nucleotidyl transferase AbiEii/AbiGii toxin family protein → MNKAKLTALCHKISKNTGLTFNSVMTYYFLEVILKKLSQSSYSNHYIFKGGFLLSNVIGVESRSTVDIDFLFHQITLSEETVKQQLEEVLADSDEGISFVIQSITAIKESDDYGGYRATILCQLENIKQVIHLDIATGDVVTPQPITYDYKAIFDEDNFPIIAYTIETILAEKLQTIYSRNFLNSRSKDFYDVYILSKLKKEDIDFIQLRNACQRTFSYRETELDFVKIIELLERFKSDPIQNKQWQNYSKKYSYTKGISLADVLDEMISLITIIISTDSD, encoded by the coding sequence ATGAATAAAGCTAAATTAACAGCACTCTGTCATAAAATATCAAAGAATACTGGTTTAACCTTTAATTCCGTGATGACCTATTACTTTCTTGAAGTCATTTTGAAAAAATTAAGTCAAAGTTCTTATTCAAATCACTATATCTTCAAAGGAGGATTCCTACTTTCGAATGTCATCGGAGTTGAATCTCGTAGCACTGTTGATATTGACTTTTTATTCCATCAAATAACACTCTCAGAAGAAACTGTTAAACAGCAACTTGAAGAAGTTTTAGCAGATTCTGATGAAGGTATATCTTTTGTGATTCAATCAATCACAGCTATTAAAGAAAGTGATGACTATGGTGGCTATCGAGCAACCATTTTGTGCCAACTTGAGAATATTAAACAAGTTATCCATTTGGATATTGCGACAGGTGATGTTGTAACTCCTCAGCCGATAACGTACGACTATAAAGCTATTTTTGATGAAGACAATTTTCCAATCATTGCTTATACAATTGAAACAATTCTAGCTGAAAAACTTCAAACCATCTATTCACGTAACTTCTTGAACAGTAGAAGCAAAGATTTTTACGATGTTTATATTCTTTCAAAACTGAAGAAAGAAGACATTGACTTCATTCAGTTGAGAAATGCCTGTCAGAGAACATTTTCATATCGCGAAACAGAACTCGATTTTGTAAAGATTATTGAACTACTCGAGAGGTTCAAATCTGACCCTATTCAGAATAAACAATGGCAAAATTATTCAAAAAAATATAGCTATACAAAAGGGATTTCACTTGCAGATGTTCTTGATGAGATGATTAGTCTTATTACAATTATTATTTCTACTGACTCTGATTAA
- a CDS encoding IS30 family transposase, giving the protein MKNKHLTLSDRNDIQIGIEQLKPFSAIAAKLGKDPSTISKEVRRNRVVKENSVTSNCDSCPLLKKAPYVCNACPKKRINCGYQKQFYYAKRAQLDYEAKLSDSRTGVALNKEEFYRMDEIVSAAIQKGQHLNHIIASNELSASRASIYRYLEKGYLSTKPIDFPRVVKFRKRRTRNLQPIPKIAKEGRSYEDFQRFLTEKGISYWLEMDTVTGRIGGKVLLTFNLSFCNFIFARLLDNKTANEVAKHLYAIKNDLHQKEMDFCEIFPVILTDNGGEFARVDDIEMDVRGESKLFFCDPNRSDQKGRIEKNHTLIRDILPKGSSFDNLTQEDINLVCSHVNSIKRASFNGKSAYELFTFTYGEELATLLGISKIDPENVIQSPRLLDK; this is encoded by the coding sequence ATGAAAAACAAACACTTAACTCTCTCTGATCGCAACGATATTCAAATAGGAATTGAACAACTTAAGCCCTTCTCAGCTATAGCAGCTAAGTTAGGTAAAGATCCTTCTACAATCTCAAAAGAAGTTCGGAGAAATCGAGTGGTTAAAGAAAATTCTGTGACATCTAATTGTGATTCTTGCCCTCTACTCAAAAAGGCTCCCTACGTTTGTAATGCCTGTCCGAAAAAGAGAATCAATTGCGGATACCAGAAACAATTCTACTACGCAAAAAGAGCTCAGCTTGATTACGAAGCTAAGCTCTCAGACTCGAGAACAGGTGTTGCCCTAAACAAGGAAGAATTCTATCGTATGGACGAGATTGTCTCTGCAGCCATCCAAAAGGGACAACACCTCAACCATATCATCGCCTCAAACGAACTTTCGGCATCCAGAGCTTCTATCTACAGATACCTTGAAAAAGGCTATCTGTCCACAAAGCCCATTGATTTCCCCCGTGTCGTGAAATTCAGAAAGCGGAGAACCAGAAACCTACAACCCATTCCTAAAATTGCCAAAGAAGGACGGTCTTACGAGGACTTCCAACGCTTTCTCACAGAGAAAGGAATCAGCTATTGGCTGGAAATGGACACCGTTACTGGACGGATCGGCGGAAAGGTACTTCTCACCTTTAACCTCTCCTTCTGTAACTTTATCTTCGCTCGATTACTTGATAATAAAACAGCTAATGAGGTCGCTAAACATCTCTACGCTATCAAGAATGACCTACATCAGAAAGAGATGGACTTCTGCGAAATATTTCCTGTCATTCTGACTGATAATGGCGGTGAATTCGCCAGAGTGGACGACATCGAAATGGATGTGCGTGGAGAATCTAAGCTATTCTTCTGTGACCCCAATCGTTCTGACCAGAAAGGGAGAATTGAGAAGAATCACACACTTATCAGAGATATTCTTCCTAAAGGAAGTTCGTTTGACAACTTGACACAGGAGGACATCAACCTGGTTTGTTCGCATGTCAACAGCATCAAACGAGCTTCTTTCAACGGAAAATCCGCCTATGAACTCTTTACATTTACCTACGGTGAGGAATTGGCAACACTTTTGGGAATCTCTAAAATTGACCCTGAGAACGTCATTCAATCACCTCGATTATTGGATAAATAA
- a CDS encoding Abi family protein, protein METIIEKMKKESKTGLTSGDLVNHIFKNHKIDIQDGDSVTLLNMGYYHSYKRYRFVKKSNSDGILPLSSFKEIEAIYNFDMELKGLFYPIVMLVETALKNRTIDSIVAESSSGIEDILEHQLACYMDYPEDHEKYGNKLDQYNETRQNVLDTIDYYSDKNEVIKHYLKSDYQIPLWAYFEVITLGQFSRFLGSLTKSSREKLNQDFTIIPNRSNSLELVVNALIELRNATMHNSAIFDANFSSGVSKALKKQIKQDLGLSTFTCVFIEDYFILLIWTLNILKFDTVVLNNYINQFNEIVERFDVSLNNRDILFKIISTNRKTSVNSQSKF, encoded by the coding sequence ATGGAAACAATTATTGAAAAAATGAAAAAAGAGTCGAAAACTGGTTTAACTTCTGGGGATCTAGTTAACCATATCTTTAAAAATCATAAAATAGATATTCAAGATGGTGACTCTGTCACACTCTTAAATATGGGATATTATCATAGTTATAAACGATATAGATTCGTTAAAAAATCCAATTCAGATGGGATTCTGCCCCTTTCTTCATTTAAGGAAATTGAAGCAATCTACAATTTTGATATGGAGTTAAAAGGACTATTTTATCCAATAGTAATGCTTGTAGAGACAGCATTAAAAAATCGGACTATCGATTCAATAGTCGCAGAATCTAGTAGTGGGATAGAAGATATATTAGAACATCAATTAGCTTGTTACATGGACTATCCTGAAGACCATGAAAAATATGGTAATAAACTCGATCAGTATAATGAAACTAGACAAAATGTACTGGATACAATTGACTATTACTCAGATAAAAATGAGGTCATTAAGCATTATTTAAAAAGTGATTATCAAATTCCTCTCTGGGCTTATTTTGAAGTTATTACTTTAGGACAGTTTAGTAGATTTTTAGGAAGTTTAACTAAGTCAAGTCGTGAAAAATTGAATCAAGATTTCACGATTATTCCAAATAGGTCAAACTCTCTCGAGTTAGTTGTCAACGCTCTTATTGAGTTAAGGAATGCTACCATGCACAACAGTGCGATTTTTGATGCTAATTTTTCAAGCGGTGTATCTAAAGCACTCAAAAAACAGATAAAACAAGATTTAGGATTATCGACATTCACTTGTGTTTTCATTGAAGATTATTTCATTCTACTAATTTGGACTTTGAACATTCTAAAATTTGATACAGTAGTCCTCAATAACTACATCAATCAATTCAATGAAATTGTTGAACGATTTGATGTTTCACTCAATAATCGTGATATTCTCTTTAAGATTATCAGTACAAATAGAAAAACATCGGTAAATTCTCAAAGTAAGTTCTAG